A region of Colletotrichum higginsianum IMI 349063 chromosome 10, whole genome shotgun sequence DNA encodes the following proteins:
- a CDS encoding Ankyrin repeat protein: protein MSGKPGEQVDERLGVRKRFRSLLQKRFPSRSRAAQPDAVLPNQQANSRDIGDSHDVQTTAAPVGNENDPIRVWDEAWVSMKSEEPDLLVKYERYLLAQDNPDANPDPDRLSGKDKKDQLLRTADLKIMAAKAKLAEEGVCGRVKTVVEGAVTILIQGKDLVTAIATTEPHAALVWAGCSVILPFLLNPSTERTAALEGFTDAMRIMCRFSVIETDLFSSSGVGFMSDSELVRLKDQLRMYLIQLYALIIQLQIRLVLRYDRTAVTRFVRDTVKADDWKSLVKSIKDLEDSNFRDINAIGQHVLLHVRTTIEHQGQQMSVGFAEMTKKFRDLDEDIQGVRQKIIGREDAIDDLKCKDAFKVEINYVLQKDRNSVCAPDSGQWFFHHPEYEAFQSARAPQLLFITAEAGGGKSTIMRTFIDKLQAYDEPPLIAHFFFKDDDDRLRSYDDALSCLIHQLLVQQPGLVQYAKGPYQQYGDAIRHQTREMWQIILEFASQADRDIFCILDAVDECTAPHRKQLVADLADAFQDAAQPASRLKFLASSRPYQDENHPYADLFTSSNNIRHLAGENAQVQFDIRKVIQFKAQELAEKRGLEQGIQDMLVAKLSEQNVHTRSFLAVRMAFELLDSHNRMHKGAGERTINTILGDIPKQLGDQFDEMLKRSLDSEHAWRLLCAILAAQETLRIPEFKVIYSLTQPTSSTVGPANSYDELELPTDDEGFKQLVRSRCGLFITFVSDSIHLFHQTSREHLMAKADMSGTTPFAEPARIWDVQSHHINTKHGPSWRGSITKEDANLVFAMICLNILTFTVSRTWLLEA from the exons ATGTCTGGAAAGCCCGGCGAGCAAGTCGACGAGCGTCTTGGCGTGCGTAAACGTTTTCGATCACTACTACAAAAGCGGTTTCCCTCCAGGAGTCGAGCTGCCCAACCCGATGCGGTGCTGCCAAATCAACAGGCGAACTCTAGAGACATCGGCGACTCACATGACGTTCAAACGACGGCGGCTCCGGTGGGCAATGAGAACGATCCCATTCGTGTATGGGACGAGGCATGGGTGTCCATGAAATCTGAAGAACCAGACCTGCTTGTGAAATACGAGCGCTACCTCTTAGCCCAGGATAACCCCGACGCGAATCCTGATCCCGATCGTCTCTCTGGCAAGGACAAGAAAGATCAGCTTCTTCGCACCGCTGACTTGAAGATCATGGCTGCAAAAGCGAAGCTTGCAGAGGAAGGCGTCTGTGGCCGTGTTAAAACCGTCGTTGAAGGGGCCGTGACCATTTTGATCCAAGGAAAAGACCTCGTCACAGCTATTGCCACCACTGAGCCGCACGCTGCACTGGTGTGGGCAGGATGCAGCGTTATATTACCG TTTCTGCTGAACCCAAGCACAGAGCGAACCGCTGCTCTGGAGGGGTTTACTGATGCCATGCGAATTATGTGCCGATTCAGTGTTATCGAAACGGATCTATTCAGTAGCTCCGGCGTCGGCTTCATGTCTGACTCAGAGCTCGTTAGACTGAAAGATCAACTTCGCATGTACCTGATTCAACTGTACGCCCTGATCATTCAACTTCAAATTCGGCTTGTTCTTCGATATGATCGCACGGCTGTCACTCGGTTCGTTCGTGATACAGTGAAAGCAGATGACTGGAAATCGCTGGTGAAGAGCATCAAAGACCTAGAGGATTCCAACTTTAGAGATATCAAT GCGATTGGACAGCACGTCCTGCTCCACGTACGAACTACCATCGAACATCAGGGCCAGCAGATGTCGGTGGGATTTGCGGAGATGACAAAGAAGTTTCgtgacctcgacgaggacataCAGGGTGTTCGTCAGAAAATCATTGGCCGCGAAGATGCCATCGACGATTTGAAATGCAAGGATGccttcaaggtcgagatCAACTACGTTCTTCAGAAGGATAGGAACAGTGTCTGCGCACCAGACTCTGGACAGTGGTTCTTTCATCACCCCGAGTATGAGGCATTTCAAAGTGCTAGGGCGCCACAGTTGCTTTTCATCACCGCAGAAGCAGGTGGCGGCAAATCCACCATCATGAGGACCTTTATCGACAAGCTTCAGGCATACGATGAGCCTCCTTTGATTGCACATTTTTTCTtcaaggacgacgatgaccgGCTCCGCAGCTACGACGACGCTCTAAGTTGCTTGATCCACCAATTGCTAGTGCAGCAACCCGGGCTGGTCCAGTACGCCAAAGGACCATACCAACAGTACGGAGACGCAATCAGGCATCAAACTCGAGAAATGTGGCAGATCATCCTCGAGTTTGCTTCGCAAGCGGATCGTGACATCTTTTGCATATTGGACGCGGTTGATGAATGCACGGCACCGCACAGAAAGCAGCTTGTAGCTGACCTCGCAGACGCTTTTCAGGATGCAGCGCAGCCGGCGTCTCGGCTGAAATTTCTCGCATCATCCCGACCATATCAAGACGAGAACCACCCCTACGCCGACCTATTTACCTCCAGTAATAACATCAGACATCTGGCAGGCGAGAACGCACAAGTCCAATTCGACATTCGCAAGGTCATTCAGTTCAAGGCGCAAGAACTCGCTGAAAAGAGAGGACTCGAACAGGGCATCCAAGACATGCTGGTGGCAAAACTCTCTGAACAGAACGTACATACGAGATCGTTCCTGGCGGTCCGGATGGCGTTCGAGCTGCTGGATTCGCATAACAGGATGCACAAAGGAGCGGGGGAGAGGACGATCAATACTATCCTTGGCGACATTCCAAAGCAGCTGGGCGACCAGTTTGACGAGATGCTCAAGAGAAGTCTGGATAGTGAACACGCATGGAGGCTTCTGTGCGCCATCCTCGCAGCACAAGAAACACTCAGGATTCCTGAGTTCAAGGTCATCTACTCTCTCACACAGCCGACAAGCAGCACGGTCGGTCCGGCCAATTCATACGACGAACTCGAGCTACCGACCGATGACGAAGGGTTCAAGCAACTCGTCCGGTCTAGATGTGGTCTGTTCATCACCTTTGTTAGTGACTCTATACACCTGTTTCACCAGACCTCCCGGGAACATCTCATGGCAAAAGCAGATATGTCTGGGACGACGCCCTTCGCCGAGCCTGCGCGAATCTGGGATGTTCAAAGTCATCATATCAACACGAAACACGGGCCGTCTTGGAGAGGTTCCATTACAAAGGAAGATGCCAATCTCGTCTTTGCGATGATCTGTCTGAACATCCTAACTTTCACCGTATCACGAACGTGGTTGCTTGAAGCGTGA